In one Populus nigra chromosome 12, ddPopNigr1.1, whole genome shotgun sequence genomic region, the following are encoded:
- the LOC133669095 gene encoding uncharacterized protein LOC133669095 isoform X1: MEVKLSHRRFSDLSLPRFHFPNPKTTFPSPSLKWWVNSKKHFTVLAERWRFHIQDISKCQSSTNPYLLHAVKEGETLTSISKQYGVSIYSVAAANKNILDVDLVFEGQLLNIPASAPADTQVCLCLNQYQVKKCESPSFDQLERLQNFMRIMDGVLNQKPFITVTTLRLPHPCPLYYQAKATGYFLVLVPALAFCIRCIIGAFHTRARRNMGCQASNESRKHHDVPESKRWKHALSDIREPDNLDGEPILNSTGTSAEQDQNSFEEVSHAYDKLELEYQKFLSECGISNSGYWRGGSTD; encoded by the exons ATGGAAGTGAAGCTTAGCCATAGACGATTCTCTGATCTTTCTCTTCCCAGATTCCATTTTCCAAATCCTAAAACTACCTTCCCATCTCCaag CTTGAAATGGTGGGTTAACAGTAAGAAGCATTTTACCGTTCTTGCAGAG AGATGGAGATTTCATATTCAGGATATTTCAAAGTGTCAAAGCTCCACCAATCCCTACTTGCTTCATGCGGTCAAAGA GGGTGAAACATTAACTTCAATTTCCAAGCAGTATGGGGTGTCTATATATTCTGTTGCTGCAGCTAATAAGAATATATTGGATGTTGATCTTGTTTTCGAAGGACAGCTTCTTAACATTCCTGCATCTGCCCCTGCAGACACTCAAGTG TGTTTGTGCCTCAATCAGTATCAGGTCAAGAAATGTGAATCGCCTAGCTTTGATCAACTAGAAAGGCTTCAGAACTTTATGAGGATTATGGATGGGGTTCTAAACCAAAAGCCCTTCATCACAGTAACCACCCTCCGTTTGCCACAT CCTTGTCCACTCTATTATCAGGCTAAAGCCACTGGTTATTTTCTAGTTCTGGTTCCTGCATTAGCATTTTGCATCAGATGCATAATTGGTGCCTTTCACACTAGAGCTCGTAGAAACATGGGATGCCAAGCTTCGAATGAATCAAGGAAGCATCATGATGTGCCCGAGAGTAAACGTTGGAAACATGCTCTCAGTGACATAAGGGAGCCAGATAATTTGGATGGTGAACCAATACTAAATTCCACT GGTACTTCTGCAGAGCAAGATCAAAATTCATTTGAAGAAGTCTCTCATGCATACGACAAACTTGAACTTGAATATCAGAAGTTTTTATCAGAATGTGGAATTAGCAACTCGGGATACTGGCGGGGAGGTTCTACCGACTAA
- the LOC133669095 gene encoding uncharacterized protein LOC133669095 isoform X2 — MEVKLSHRRFSDLSLPRFHFPNPKTTFPSPSLKWWVNSKKHFTVLAERWRFHIQDISKCQSSTNPYLLHAVKEGETLTSISKQYGVSIYSVAAANKNILDVDLVFEGQLLNIPASAPADTQVYQVKKCESPSFDQLERLQNFMRIMDGVLNQKPFITVTTLRLPHPCPLYYQAKATGYFLVLVPALAFCIRCIIGAFHTRARRNMGCQASNESRKHHDVPESKRWKHALSDIREPDNLDGEPILNSTGTSAEQDQNSFEEVSHAYDKLELEYQKFLSECGISNSGYWRGGSTD, encoded by the exons ATGGAAGTGAAGCTTAGCCATAGACGATTCTCTGATCTTTCTCTTCCCAGATTCCATTTTCCAAATCCTAAAACTACCTTCCCATCTCCaag CTTGAAATGGTGGGTTAACAGTAAGAAGCATTTTACCGTTCTTGCAGAG AGATGGAGATTTCATATTCAGGATATTTCAAAGTGTCAAAGCTCCACCAATCCCTACTTGCTTCATGCGGTCAAAGA GGGTGAAACATTAACTTCAATTTCCAAGCAGTATGGGGTGTCTATATATTCTGTTGCTGCAGCTAATAAGAATATATTGGATGTTGATCTTGTTTTCGAAGGACAGCTTCTTAACATTCCTGCATCTGCCCCTGCAGACACTCAAGTG TATCAGGTCAAGAAATGTGAATCGCCTAGCTTTGATCAACTAGAAAGGCTTCAGAACTTTATGAGGATTATGGATGGGGTTCTAAACCAAAAGCCCTTCATCACAGTAACCACCCTCCGTTTGCCACAT CCTTGTCCACTCTATTATCAGGCTAAAGCCACTGGTTATTTTCTAGTTCTGGTTCCTGCATTAGCATTTTGCATCAGATGCATAATTGGTGCCTTTCACACTAGAGCTCGTAGAAACATGGGATGCCAAGCTTCGAATGAATCAAGGAAGCATCATGATGTGCCCGAGAGTAAACGTTGGAAACATGCTCTCAGTGACATAAGGGAGCCAGATAATTTGGATGGTGAACCAATACTAAATTCCACT GGTACTTCTGCAGAGCAAGATCAAAATTCATTTGAAGAAGTCTCTCATGCATACGACAAACTTGAACTTGAATATCAGAAGTTTTTATCAGAATGTGGAATTAGCAACTCGGGATACTGGCGGGGAGGTTCTACCGACTAA
- the LOC133669095 gene encoding uncharacterized protein LOC133669095 isoform X3, with protein sequence MEVKLSHRRFSDLSLPRFHFPNPKTTFPSPSLKWWVNSKKHFTVLAERWRFHIQDISKCQSSTNPYLLHAVKEGETLTSISKQYGVSIYSVAAANKNILDVDLVFEGQLLNIPASAPADTQVCLCLNQYQVKKCESPSFDQLERLQNFMRIMDGVLNQKPFITVTTLRLPHAKATGYFLVLVPALAFCIRCIIGAFHTRARRNMGCQASNESRKHHDVPESKRWKHALSDIREPDNLDGEPILNSTGTSAEQDQNSFEEVSHAYDKLELEYQKFLSECGISNSGYWRGGSTD encoded by the exons ATGGAAGTGAAGCTTAGCCATAGACGATTCTCTGATCTTTCTCTTCCCAGATTCCATTTTCCAAATCCTAAAACTACCTTCCCATCTCCaag CTTGAAATGGTGGGTTAACAGTAAGAAGCATTTTACCGTTCTTGCAGAG AGATGGAGATTTCATATTCAGGATATTTCAAAGTGTCAAAGCTCCACCAATCCCTACTTGCTTCATGCGGTCAAAGA GGGTGAAACATTAACTTCAATTTCCAAGCAGTATGGGGTGTCTATATATTCTGTTGCTGCAGCTAATAAGAATATATTGGATGTTGATCTTGTTTTCGAAGGACAGCTTCTTAACATTCCTGCATCTGCCCCTGCAGACACTCAAGTG TGTTTGTGCCTCAATCAGTATCAGGTCAAGAAATGTGAATCGCCTAGCTTTGATCAACTAGAAAGGCTTCAGAACTTTATGAGGATTATGGATGGGGTTCTAAACCAAAAGCCCTTCATCACAGTAACCACCCTCCGTTTGCCACAT GCTAAAGCCACTGGTTATTTTCTAGTTCTGGTTCCTGCATTAGCATTTTGCATCAGATGCATAATTGGTGCCTTTCACACTAGAGCTCGTAGAAACATGGGATGCCAAGCTTCGAATGAATCAAGGAAGCATCATGATGTGCCCGAGAGTAAACGTTGGAAACATGCTCTCAGTGACATAAGGGAGCCAGATAATTTGGATGGTGAACCAATACTAAATTCCACT GGTACTTCTGCAGAGCAAGATCAAAATTCATTTGAAGAAGTCTCTCATGCATACGACAAACTTGAACTTGAATATCAGAAGTTTTTATCAGAATGTGGAATTAGCAACTCGGGATACTGGCGGGGAGGTTCTACCGACTAA
- the LOC133669095 gene encoding uncharacterized protein LOC133669095 isoform X4 produces the protein MEVKLSHRRFSDLSLPRFHFPNPKTTFPSPSLKWWVNSKKHFTVLAERWRFHIQDISKCQSSTNPYLLHAVKEGETLTSISKQYGVSIYSVAAANKNILDVDLVFEGQLLNIPASAPADTQVYQVKKCESPSFDQLERLQNFMRIMDGVLNQKPFITVTTLRLPHAKATGYFLVLVPALAFCIRCIIGAFHTRARRNMGCQASNESRKHHDVPESKRWKHALSDIREPDNLDGEPILNSTGTSAEQDQNSFEEVSHAYDKLELEYQKFLSECGISNSGYWRGGSTD, from the exons ATGGAAGTGAAGCTTAGCCATAGACGATTCTCTGATCTTTCTCTTCCCAGATTCCATTTTCCAAATCCTAAAACTACCTTCCCATCTCCaag CTTGAAATGGTGGGTTAACAGTAAGAAGCATTTTACCGTTCTTGCAGAG AGATGGAGATTTCATATTCAGGATATTTCAAAGTGTCAAAGCTCCACCAATCCCTACTTGCTTCATGCGGTCAAAGA GGGTGAAACATTAACTTCAATTTCCAAGCAGTATGGGGTGTCTATATATTCTGTTGCTGCAGCTAATAAGAATATATTGGATGTTGATCTTGTTTTCGAAGGACAGCTTCTTAACATTCCTGCATCTGCCCCTGCAGACACTCAAGTG TATCAGGTCAAGAAATGTGAATCGCCTAGCTTTGATCAACTAGAAAGGCTTCAGAACTTTATGAGGATTATGGATGGGGTTCTAAACCAAAAGCCCTTCATCACAGTAACCACCCTCCGTTTGCCACAT GCTAAAGCCACTGGTTATTTTCTAGTTCTGGTTCCTGCATTAGCATTTTGCATCAGATGCATAATTGGTGCCTTTCACACTAGAGCTCGTAGAAACATGGGATGCCAAGCTTCGAATGAATCAAGGAAGCATCATGATGTGCCCGAGAGTAAACGTTGGAAACATGCTCTCAGTGACATAAGGGAGCCAGATAATTTGGATGGTGAACCAATACTAAATTCCACT GGTACTTCTGCAGAGCAAGATCAAAATTCATTTGAAGAAGTCTCTCATGCATACGACAAACTTGAACTTGAATATCAGAAGTTTTTATCAGAATGTGGAATTAGCAACTCGGGATACTGGCGGGGAGGTTCTACCGACTAA